Proteins encoded within one genomic window of Oncorhynchus masou masou isolate Uvic2021 chromosome 1, UVic_Omas_1.1, whole genome shotgun sequence:
- the LOC135512731 gene encoding RING finger protein 223, translated as MDPYQEPQLGFQPPLAEGAPDLECAICFSQFNNVFRTPKMLQCNHTFCLECLARMNVKSAKPDSIQCPLCRGHTPLPDLGLPKLTTDRAVLSYLPAAMQRVYSIRFNRNKGKLQVKRTTDAPPPLNSLRSISHSLDVGLPSPTGDSGDVEGGRRRRLGALLRLCRRPGCRASLLVSVVMMMVVLTCVIIFLLAYKQL; from the coding sequence ATGGACCCCTACCAGGAGCCACAGCTCGGTTTCCAGCCCCCCCTTGCCGAGGGCGCCCCAGACCTGGAATGTGCCATCTGCTTCAGCCAGTTCAACAATGTCTTCCGCACTCCCAAGATGCTCCAGTGCAATCACACCTTCTGCCTGGAGTGCCTGGCCCGTATGAATGTCAAGTCAGCCAAGCCGGACTCCATCCAGTGCCCGTTGTGCCGGGGCCACACGCCGCTACCCGACCTGGGGTTGCCCAAGCTGACCACGGACCGAGCCGTGCTCTCTTACCTCCCCGCGGCCATGCAGCGAGTCTACAGCATCCGCTTCAACCGCAACAAGGGCAAGCTGCAGGTGAAGAGGACCACCGACGCACCCCCGCCTCTGAACTCGCTGCGTTCTATTAGTCACTCTCTGGATGTGGGGCTGCCTAGCCCCACAGGAGACAGCGGGGACGTAGAGGGGGGGCGGAGGCGACGGCTCGGGGCACTGCTGAGACTGTGTCGTAGACCAGGATGCAGAGCCTCCCTCCTGGTGtcagtggtgatgatgatggtggtgctTACTTGTGTCATAATCTTCCTCCTTGCATATAAACAGCTATAA